In the genome of Dermacentor silvarum isolate Dsil-2018 chromosome 1, BIME_Dsil_1.4, whole genome shotgun sequence, one region contains:
- the LOC119436362 gene encoding nudC domain-containing protein 2 has translation MPLSHFDERSGAVSCPTPWGRWWQTVGEVFVEIEVPKGTRGKDVRIQITPRHISCTVHSKELFCGNLHRTVVADESTWTIEERQRVLILLVKTEPANSEKVWESLLDGQYAPDPQIMHEMMKKLDLEKFQIENPGFDFSGAKLDKAYDRIPGLHDGTLESQAMGLHLEQAKGESTAMLNSKAGSFSL, from the coding sequence ATGCCACTGTCCCATTTTGATGAGCGGAGTGGTGCTGTGAGTTGCCCAACACCCTGGGGTCGCTGGTGGCAGACAGTCGGTGAAGTGTTTGTTGAGATTGAAGTTCCCAAAGGCACACGAGGCAAAGATGTTCGAATCCAGATCACTCCCAGACACATTTCTTGCACAGTGCATAGCAAAGAGCTCTTTTGTGGGAATCTTCATCGCACTGTTGTTGCTGATGAATCAACATGGACCATTGAGGAGCGGCAGCGGGTATTGATTTTGCTTGTTAAGACAGAACCTGCTAATTCTGAAAAGGTGTGGGAATCATTGCTTGATGGACAGTATGCACCAGATCCACAAATCATGCATGAGATGATGAAGAAACTGGACCTGGAGAAGTTTCAAATAGAGAACCCAGGCTTTGACTTCAGTGGAGCCAAACTAGATAAAGCATATGACCGCATTCCAGGCCTTCATGACGGCACTTTAGAAAGTCAAGCAATGGGACTTCATCTGGAACAGGCCAAGGGTGAATCTACTGCCATGCTAAATTCTAAAGCTGGGAGCTTTTCTTTGTAA